In the genome of Desulfuromonas sp. DDH964, one region contains:
- a CDS encoding REP-associated tyrosine transposase — translation MSRQLRIEYPGAVYHVTSRGNARQAIFIDNDDREVFLRVLEATIGRYHWRCHAYCLMGNHYHLLIETPEANLSRGMRQLNGVYTQTFNRRHGSVGHLFQGRYKSILVDKDTYLLNLCRYIVQNPVAAGLTSTPSDWPWSSYLATAGLVPVPDWLSVIWLRAQFSENDDQARVLYREFVEQNQISFNPWDALSCRTILGAEEFAKALEPLLRDKESQPEIPKPQRLAMRPTLREVLKPENISNRQAQDAAVYRAYVDYGYAMKEIAEVLGVHYATVSRAMKRAERKMCECKT, via the coding sequence ATGTCACGACAACTACGTATCGAATATCCCGGGGCGGTTTATCATGTCACCTCGCGCGGTAATGCCCGGCAGGCGATTTTTATCGATAACGACGACCGAGAAGTTTTTCTCCGGGTTCTTGAGGCCACCATTGGTCGTTATCACTGGCGCTGTCATGCGTACTGCCTGATGGGCAACCATTACCATCTGCTGATCGAAACGCCCGAGGCCAACCTGTCGCGGGGGATGCGTCAGCTTAATGGTGTCTATACCCAGACCTTCAACCGGCGCCACGGTTCGGTCGGGCATCTTTTCCAGGGGCGCTACAAATCAATCCTGGTCGACAAGGACACTTACCTTCTCAACTTATGCCGCTACATTGTGCAGAATCCGGTGGCCGCCGGTCTCACGTCAACGCCCTCCGACTGGCCGTGGAGCAGTTATCTCGCGACGGCCGGGCTTGTCCCTGTACCTGATTGGCTGAGCGTCATCTGGTTACGAGCTCAGTTTTCTGAAAACGATGATCAGGCGCGCGTTCTTTATCGGGAATTTGTTGAGCAAAATCAGATTTCATTCAATCCCTGGGATGCGCTGTCCTGCCGCACGATTCTTGGTGCCGAAGAGTTTGCCAAAGCCCTTGAACCACTGTTGCGCGACAAGGAGTCGCAACCAGAAATCCCGAAACCGCAACGTCTCGCCATGCGCCCAACTCTGCGTGAGGTGCTCAAGCCGGAAAATATTTCAAACCGGCAGGCCCAGGATGCTGCTGTCTATCGTGCCTATGTCGATTATGGGTATGCGATGAAGGAGATCGCCGAGGTTCTTGGGGTCCATTACGCAACGGTAAGCCGGGCAATGAAAAGGGCTGAGAGAAAAATGTGTGAGTGCAAGACCTGA
- a CDS encoding type II toxin-antitoxin system VapC family toxin gives MGFLIDTCIWIDVEQGTLTPADIANLTGNEPVYLSPVTIAELTFGAEIASDPGVRQKRLAALRRLQRKPLLTIDAGTAITFGSLAATIQLQGKKPRGRIQDLWLASQAIQQGHTLLTRNKRDFEDIPGLDLASI, from the coding sequence ATGGGGTTCCTGATCGATACCTGCATCTGGATTGATGTTGAGCAGGGCACCCTGACCCCCGCAGACATCGCCAACCTCACCGGCAACGAACCGGTCTACCTCTCCCCTGTCACCATCGCAGAATTGACATTCGGCGCTGAAATCGCCTCCGATCCCGGCGTCCGCCAAAAGCGTCTCGCTGCGTTGCGTCGCCTGCAACGCAAACCCCTGCTGACTATAGACGCCGGCACCGCAATAACCTTCGGCAGCCTGGCTGCGACGATCCAACTCCAGGGCAAAAAACCGCGCGGTCGAATCCAGGATCTCTGGTTGGCCAGCCAAGCCATTCAACAAGGCCACACCCTGTTAACTCGCAACAAACGCGATTTTGAGGACATCCCAGGACTTGATCTGGCCAGTATCTGA
- the vapB gene encoding type II toxin-antitoxin system VapB family antitoxin: protein MPSVRTRVFKSNKSQAVRLPKAIAFPDSIQDVEITAIGNTRIISPVGQSWDDWFDSPGVSADFMAERQQPDDQLREKWPC from the coding sequence ATGCCAAGCGTGCGAACTCGCGTCTTCAAAAGCAACAAAAGTCAGGCCGTAAGGTTGCCCAAAGCGATCGCTTTTCCTGATTCAATTCAAGACGTTGAAATTACTGCCATTGGAAATACACGAATTATTTCACCGGTTGGTCAATCCTGGGATGATTGGTTTGATTCCCCGGGAGTATCGGCAGATTTCATGGCAGAGCGCCAACAGCCCGACGATCAATTGCGAGAAAAGTGGCCATGCTGA
- a CDS encoding sigma-54-dependent transcriptional regulator — protein MRGTDYPALPVLMVDDEEAWLRSMALMLARNGGITNVLKCNDSRQVMEILARQAVSLVLLDLTMPHLSGKDLLKEIGESYPEVPVIILTGRDRVETAVCCIKLGAFDYFVKTAEDDRLLAGVQRALRMFELERENRKLTVSFQKEQLDYPEAFSAIVTASDKLHGLFQYVEAVARSVQPVLITGESGVGKELIARAIHQISRPDGPWVAVNVAGLDDDVFSDTLFGHVRGAFTGAEQARKGLVEEADGGTLFLDEIGALEPKAQLKLLRLLQDGEYFPVGSDRPRRVNTRILAASNQDLEALQAAGSFRRDLFYRIRTHYVHIPPLRQRPEDIPLLLDHFLDEAAREFGKRKPTPPAELAKLLATYHFPGNVRELRAMVFDAVGLHQSRKLSMEPFKRLMGRADAQDTAASHYPGSEEDDGLEPAVIFGTRLPTLKEVVDQLIEEAGRRADGNQTIMAGMLGISRPALNKRLKKQTD, from the coding sequence ATGCGTGGAACCGACTACCCGGCGCTGCCGGTGCTGATGGTGGACGACGAGGAGGCCTGGCTGCGCAGCATGGCGCTGATGCTGGCCCGCAACGGTGGCATCACCAACGTCCTCAAGTGCAACGACAGCCGCCAAGTGATGGAGATCCTCGCCCGGCAGGCGGTGAGCCTGGTGCTCCTCGATTTGACGATGCCACATCTCTCCGGCAAGGACCTGCTCAAGGAGATCGGGGAGAGCTACCCGGAGGTGCCGGTCATCATCCTCACCGGCCGCGACCGGGTCGAGACGGCGGTCTGCTGCATCAAGCTCGGCGCCTTCGACTACTTCGTCAAGACGGCGGAGGACGACCGGCTTCTGGCCGGCGTCCAGCGGGCGCTGCGCATGTTCGAACTGGAGCGGGAGAATCGCAAGTTGACGGTCAGCTTCCAGAAGGAGCAGCTCGACTATCCCGAGGCCTTCAGCGCCATTGTCACCGCTTCCGACAAGCTCCACGGCCTTTTCCAGTATGTCGAGGCGGTGGCCAGGAGCGTTCAGCCTGTGCTTATTACCGGCGAGAGCGGCGTCGGCAAGGAGCTGATCGCCCGGGCGATTCACCAGATCAGCCGCCCGGACGGCCCCTGGGTGGCGGTCAATGTTGCCGGGCTCGATGATGACGTCTTCTCCGACACCCTCTTCGGCCATGTGCGCGGCGCCTTTACCGGCGCCGAGCAGGCGCGCAAGGGTCTGGTCGAGGAAGCCGATGGCGGCACCCTCTTTCTCGATGAAATCGGCGCCCTGGAGCCGAAAGCGCAGCTCAAGCTGCTGCGCCTGCTGCAGGACGGCGAGTACTTCCCGGTCGGCAGCGACCGGCCGCGCCGGGTCAACACCCGGATTCTCGCCGCCAGCAACCAGGACCTGGAGGCGCTGCAGGCCGCCGGCAGCTTCCGCCGCGACCTCTTCTACCGTATCCGCACCCACTACGTGCATATCCCGCCGCTGCGCCAGCGCCCCGAGGATATCCCGCTGCTGCTCGACCACTTTCTCGACGAGGCGGCGCGGGAATTTGGCAAGCGCAAGCCGACGCCGCCGGCGGAACTCGCCAAGCTGCTCGCCACCTACCATTTTCCCGGCAACGTCCGGGAACTGCGCGCCATGGTCTTCGACGCCGTCGGCCTGCACCAGTCGCGCAAGCTCTCCATGGAGCCCTTCAAGCGCCTGATGGGCCGGGCGGATGCGCAGGACACCGCCGCCAGCCATTATCCGGGGAGCGAAGAGGATGACGGACTGGAACCCGCGGTGATCTTCGGTACCCGTCTGCCGACGCTCAAGGAAGTCGTCGATCAGCTGATCGAAGAGGCCGGACGCCGCGCTGACGGCAACCAGACGATCATGGCCGGCATGCTCGGCATTTCCCGCCCCGCACTCAATAAACGCCTGAAAAAACAGACGGATTGA
- a CDS encoding PAS domain S-box protein: MVSDRRFRLLWVVGVVVALNLIAWILADRFILANFRQLEEERIREQTVRALNILGQDQEYLRRMLVDEAYWDETYAFAAAPGSTVMADNFTGDTFESNRLSAVVVIAPDGKLLFSRGYDLEARRLAALPAGLAERLPALQSLLGNGQADSARAGLLFGGGENPLMVAVAPILTTAATGPSRGAMIFARTLTPGKIEKLKSLALLDLKIHLASQSGGPPGVITLVRAGDETISGHVDLPGILGRHRGSLEVTTARTIYASGRASVEYFLGWVLATSLMFGCLFYWLLDHMARQSEKGISRYRLLFNGNPIPMWVYDAQTLQFADINDAAIAQYGYSRDEFKSLTILDLRPDSDAEVVREGVSRLIADGREGQVIPRAVGVWSHRRKDGSPLEAEVSVVPFRLNGRWSVLASALDVTEKLAAEKALRSSEDRYRQLFQNAPLPMWVVDMESLRYRDVNQTAIDKYGYSREEFLAMTIMDIRPPEDIERLRESVFRAKTGQEEVGNWRHRCKDGRILEVEIVLRDIPFAGRSARLVMANDVTEKENLRREADQASRLAALGELAAGVAHEINNPNGMILINLGLLGDFFRDAEPLLEEIWRREGGVSLAGLDFGLLRRELPEAIAEMQKGARKVRSIVEDLKNFARPAQSDQFEPVSIGEVIETSLRLTASAVKKAGALLVTEIDKELPPVMGSFQRLEQVVINLLLNGCEALPEPGRELAVAGRALEDKGLVQIVVRDQGVGIRQEDLSKIFDLFFTTKRDAGGTGLGLSVSDRIVREHGGKLKYDSVPGQGTTVTLTLPVLPRPKEKD, translated from the coding sequence TTGGTCAGCGATCGGCGGTTCCGTCTTCTGTGGGTTGTCGGGGTGGTGGTCGCCCTTAACCTGATCGCCTGGATTCTCGCCGACCGCTTCATCCTCGCCAACTTCCGCCAACTGGAAGAAGAACGGATTCGCGAGCAGACTGTTCGGGCCCTCAATATCCTCGGCCAGGACCAGGAATACCTGCGTCGGATGCTGGTCGATGAAGCCTACTGGGACGAAACCTATGCCTTTGCCGCCGCCCCTGGTTCGACGGTGATGGCTGACAACTTCACTGGCGACACCTTTGAGTCGAACCGCTTGTCCGCGGTGGTCGTCATCGCCCCCGACGGGAAACTCCTTTTTTCCCGGGGCTATGACCTCGAGGCCCGCAGGCTGGCAGCGCTCCCTGCCGGTTTGGCTGAAAGACTACCAGCTCTGCAGTCCCTGCTCGGCAACGGACAGGCAGATTCGGCCCGTGCCGGGCTCCTGTTCGGAGGGGGGGAAAACCCGCTGATGGTGGCCGTCGCACCGATTCTCACCACGGCGGCAACGGGACCCAGTCGGGGTGCCATGATTTTTGCCCGCACCCTGACCCCCGGCAAGATAGAAAAGCTGAAATCGCTGGCCCTGCTTGACCTGAAAATTCACCTGGCATCGCAGTCGGGAGGCCCACCCGGAGTGATCACTTTGGTTCGGGCTGGAGATGAGACCATCTCCGGCCATGTCGACCTGCCGGGAATCCTGGGTCGCCACCGGGGGAGCCTGGAAGTAACGACAGCCCGTACCATCTATGCCAGCGGCCGGGCCAGCGTCGAATATTTTCTCGGCTGGGTTCTGGCGACCAGCCTCATGTTTGGCTGCCTTTTCTACTGGCTTCTCGACCACATGGCCCGCCAGTCGGAAAAGGGGATCAGCCGCTACCGGCTGCTCTTCAACGGCAACCCGATCCCGATGTGGGTCTACGATGCGCAAACCCTGCAGTTTGCCGATATCAACGACGCCGCCATCGCCCAGTACGGCTATTCACGGGACGAATTCAAGAGCCTGACCATCCTCGACCTGCGTCCGGACTCGGACGCCGAGGTGGTGCGGGAAGGGGTCTCCCGGCTGATCGCCGACGGGCGGGAGGGGCAGGTGATTCCGCGGGCGGTGGGGGTCTGGTCCCATCGCCGCAAGGACGGCAGTCCCCTTGAAGCCGAGGTCAGTGTCGTACCCTTCCGGCTCAACGGCCGCTGGTCGGTACTCGCCTCCGCCCTCGATGTGACGGAAAAACTTGCCGCCGAGAAGGCGCTGCGCTCCTCCGAGGACCGCTATCGCCAGCTGTTCCAGAACGCACCCCTTCCCATGTGGGTGGTCGACATGGAGAGTCTGCGTTATCGGGACGTCAATCAGACCGCCATCGACAAGTACGGCTATTCCCGCGAGGAATTCCTGGCGATGACGATCATGGATATCCGCCCGCCGGAAGATATCGAACGCCTGCGGGAATCGGTCTTCCGGGCCAAGACCGGCCAGGAAGAGGTTGGCAACTGGCGCCACCGCTGCAAGGACGGACGGATACTGGAGGTGGAGATCGTGCTGCGGGATATCCCCTTCGCCGGGCGTTCGGCGCGGCTGGTGATGGCCAACGACGTCACTGAAAAGGAGAACCTGCGCCGCGAGGCGGACCAGGCGTCACGGCTGGCGGCGCTCGGCGAACTGGCGGCCGGCGTCGCCCATGAAATCAACAATCCCAACGGCATGATCCTGATAAACCTTGGCCTGCTTGGCGATTTCTTTCGCGACGCCGAACCCCTGCTGGAAGAGATCTGGCGCCGGGAGGGGGGGGTGTCGCTGGCCGGCCTCGATTTCGGTCTCCTGCGTCGGGAGCTGCCGGAAGCGATCGCGGAGATGCAGAAGGGGGCGCGCAAGGTGCGCTCGATCGTCGAAGACCTGAAGAATTTCGCCCGCCCGGCCCAGTCGGACCAGTTCGAGCCGGTATCCATCGGGGAGGTGATCGAAACGTCGTTGCGGCTCACCGCCAGCGCCGTGAAAAAAGCCGGCGCGTTGCTGGTGACTGAAATCGACAAGGAACTGCCGCCGGTGATGGGAAGTTTTCAGCGGCTGGAGCAGGTCGTGATCAACCTGCTGCTCAACGGCTGCGAAGCGCTGCCGGAGCCGGGGCGGGAACTTGCCGTTGCGGGGCGCGCGCTGGAGGATAAGGGCCTGGTACAGATCGTTGTCCGGGACCAGGGCGTCGGTATCCGCCAGGAGGATCTGTCGAAAATCTTCGACCTCTTTTTCACCACCAAGCGGGACGCGGGCGGGACCGGCCTCGGCCTGTCGGTTTCGGACCGGATCGTCCGTGAGCATGGCGGAAAACTTAAATATGATTCGGTGCCGGGCCAGGGGACTACGGTCACCCTGACCCTGCCCGTTCTGCCGCGACCCAAGGAGAAAGACTGA
- the vapC gene encoding type II toxin-antitoxin system tRNA(fMet)-specific endonuclease VapC, translated as MLKYMLDTNIIIYTLKNRPAQVRTMFKQHEGQMCISTVTLGELVFGAENSQQIERNLADIESMISRLEVLPFDNKAAQHFGQIRADLYRKGQPIGPYDMMIAGHARACGLQLVSNNVKEFSRIPGLILENWATATPDSAT; from the coding sequence ATGCTGAAGTATATGCTTGACACAAATATCATTATCTACACGCTCAAAAATCGTCCCGCACAGGTCAGAACTATGTTCAAGCAGCATGAAGGCCAAATGTGTATTTCGACTGTAACCTTGGGGGAATTGGTTTTCGGCGCGGAAAATTCTCAGCAGATAGAACGAAACCTGGCAGACATAGAGTCAATGATATCCCGCCTCGAAGTCCTTCCGTTTGACAACAAAGCCGCACAGCATTTTGGGCAGATACGCGCCGACCTCTACCGCAAAGGGCAACCCATCGGACCCTACGATATGATGATTGCCGGTCACGCGAGAGCTTGTGGGTTGCAACTGGTGTCCAATAATGTAAAAGAATTTTCCAGGATACCAGGCCTTATCCTTGAAAACTGGGCAACAGCAACCCCGGATTCGGCAACATAA
- a CDS encoding type II toxin-antitoxin system Phd/YefM family antitoxin, translated as MRTITATDLARNLRQVLDRLVSEPEEIIIERNQRQIGRLVPGPGEMTALEAMADIYATLPPEAGKGWLADSRRVDKEGSLAAEVRDPWGS; from the coding sequence ATGCGCACGATTACCGCAACAGACCTGGCTCGGAACCTGCGTCAGGTGCTTGACCGGTTGGTCAGTGAACCGGAAGAAATCATTATTGAGCGAAACCAACGCCAGATCGGGCGACTGGTACCTGGGCCCGGTGAAATGACTGCCCTGGAAGCCATGGCTGATATCTACGCAACTCTGCCCCCTGAGGCCGGTAAAGGCTGGCTGGCCGACAGCCGCCGGGTCGACAAAGAGGGATCTCTTGCTGCGGAGGTTCGCGACCCATGGGGTTCCTGA
- a CDS encoding MarR family transcriptional regulator, with amino-acid sequence MREVSNMLEAMELLRRRVHREMPIQHIVLLLTVAENPGITMPELVTRLDMPQGTVSRNVKILSSYVEWENGVARTRGRNLLRTLPDADNRHVLAVFLTGRGEALVQELGRTVGGSRSDGLAPKPVHRSDYAAGGLGLH; translated from the coding sequence ATGAGGGAAGTATCCAACATGCTGGAGGCGATGGAGTTGCTGCGCAGGCGGGTACATCGGGAGATGCCGATCCAGCATATCGTCCTGTTGCTGACCGTTGCCGAGAACCCCGGCATCACCATGCCCGAGCTGGTCACCCGGCTCGACATGCCGCAGGGGACGGTCAGCCGCAACGTCAAGATTCTCTCCAGTTACGTGGAGTGGGAGAATGGCGTCGCCCGCACCCGGGGACGCAACCTGTTGCGCACCCTGCCCGATGCCGATAACCGCCACGTCCTTGCGGTATTTTTGACCGGGCGCGGAGAAGCTCTGGTGCAGGAGTTGGGACGTACCGTCGGTGGCAGCCGCTCCGACGGGCTGGCCCCGAAACCGGTGCACCGCAGCGATTACGCGGCCGGCGGGCTCGGGCTGCACTGA